The following are encoded together in the Pseudomonadota bacterium genome:
- a CDS encoding GNAT family N-acetyltransferase, with the protein MIRGHSLQLRALEKADLIFLHRLHNNYKTMNYFFEEPFETLRELEDLYEKYVHSTTERRFVIEEIATGASIGVLSLIEIDEINRKCEIDIIIDEKSQGKGLGKQGFVLGIKYAFDILNLYKIYLVILPDNIPGLNIYKFAGFKKECRLRKEYFRNGEYVDVERMCLFENQWRRNKVRLNEYVGFESVDFKQRRKKPAQESPVVYRAPIIDSPISTQPTMQPTTVAVSNQSQTERQSDLVVE; encoded by the coding sequence ATGATTAGGGGACACTCACTTCAACTGCGCGCGCTGGAGAAGGCAGATCTAATATTTCTGCATCGCTTGCACAACAACTACAAGACCATGAACTACTTCTTCGAGGAGCCCTTCGAGACCCTGCGGGAGCTAGAGGATCTGTATGAGAAGTACGTGCATAGCACGACTGAACGGCGCTTCGTTATTGAGGAGATAGCAACGGGGGCCAGCATAGGAGTCTTGAGTCTAATAGAGATCGACGAAATTAATCGCAAGTGTGAGATCGATATCATCATCGATGAGAAGAGTCAGGGAAAAGGCCTTGGCAAACAGGGGTTCGTGCTCGGTATTAAGTACGCCTTTGATATTCTAAACCTATATAAGATCTATCTGGTGATCCTTCCGGATAATATACCTGGGCTTAATATCTATAAGTTTGCCGGCTTTAAAAAGGAGTGTCGCCTTAGAAAGGAATACTTCAGAAACGGCGAGTACGTAGATGTTGAGCGGATGTGCCTTTTTGAGAACCAGTGGCGGCGCAACAAGGTGCGGCTTAATGAGTACGTTGGCTTCGAGTCAGTAGATTTTAAGCAGCGTCGCAAAAAGCCTGCTCAGGAGTCCCCTGTGGTGTACAGGGCGCCGATTATAGATAGCCCCATTTCGACGCAACCGACTATGCAACCAACTACGGTCGCAGTATCGAATCAATCACAGACAGAGCGGCAGAGCGACTTGGTAGTAGAGTAG
- a CDS encoding HD domain-containing protein: MPKGIEAKTFPDVRTHASAATSSTKSNNQPLSVVGADSHSDYIATSSELSSRTLPCVSCEGFIKRHNGDHPAAPHREEFDALMSTCFSRLSPRAQELAQLKVIQMLKEVPNSAAAMTRFLSHVDLSRYDHSIHAAAKVRDLSSDVASNLSNEELSVLEMAALLHDLGHRLGSHALDRVFAAHPAAPDIQAYGWGREFHEFHTAKMVATYPELITALGPLHANVLAVLCHSDNRRNCKNENGEGSAKLSESFEKDFGKFEPTLSEARLALLAELVDKVLDRNSCLELDYMRGGLAGGYVKQVHELISKFENALEIRDGTLRVRVYKGVPSEEHRASWISESDLNDYLSCRQFFREIIAANAASCHVDVSLFQACARQPNNGFSTTRIDVATYENFRNHILHGRYEEAFGRDALQQLTVATQDDSLLAVDDVDAPLVTITKEDFSDLTKLTHVSREQALNISGAARSDMTIFEHELLTYMRERKSTAELLVVITNDFEKDLHYNTSESDGTYGKRTFLVVQSSYKAIKVIVAARAIDEEGRPIKLGYAQKLVEQFCRDRAYLKKGCLDSYDRHVFARSVLPEKAIEELRRSIESQLESSDNDVHISKIQAQLVLAAPNLAFNLFTPEIQERMRDPKLKWELMRRHGLKESARLGVI, encoded by the coding sequence ATGCCTAAAGGAATCGAGGCCAAAACCTTCCCCGATGTCAGGACCCATGCGTCCGCGGCTACCTCGTCAACAAAATCAAACAACCAGCCTCTCTCGGTAGTAGGAGCAGATAGTCATAGCGACTATATAGCAACGTCGAGCGAATTGTCTTCCAGAACATTACCGTGTGTATCTTGTGAAGGTTTCATTAAGCGTCACAACGGCGATCACCCAGCAGCGCCGCATCGGGAAGAGTTCGATGCCCTTATGAGCACCTGCTTCTCAAGACTGAGCCCAAGGGCCCAGGAATTGGCACAGCTTAAAGTGATACAGATGCTTAAGGAGGTGCCGAACAGCGCTGCCGCGATGACGCGATTCCTCTCGCACGTCGATCTCAGTCGTTACGACCATAGCATTCATGCGGCTGCGAAGGTTCGTGATCTGAGCTCTGATGTAGCGAGCAATCTGTCCAACGAGGAGCTGTCGGTGCTTGAGATGGCCGCGTTGCTCCATGATTTGGGGCATCGCCTGGGTTCGCATGCACTTGATCGGGTTTTTGCCGCGCACCCAGCAGCGCCGGACATTCAGGCGTATGGGTGGGGACGCGAATTTCACGAGTTTCATACCGCAAAGATGGTCGCAACGTATCCAGAGTTGATAACCGCGCTTGGTCCTCTACACGCAAACGTGCTTGCCGTGTTGTGTCACTCCGATAATAGAAGAAATTGCAAAAATGAGAATGGGGAAGGCTCCGCGAAGTTGTCGGAATCGTTCGAGAAGGACTTTGGAAAGTTCGAGCCGACACTCAGTGAAGCTCGCCTAGCGTTACTAGCTGAGCTGGTTGACAAGGTGCTAGATAGAAACTCATGTCTCGAACTCGACTACATGCGTGGGGGGCTCGCTGGCGGATATGTCAAGCAGGTGCACGAGCTCATTAGCAAGTTCGAAAACGCCTTAGAGATCCGCGATGGAACGCTGCGAGTTCGTGTTTATAAGGGTGTACCTTCAGAGGAGCATAGGGCAAGTTGGATTAGCGAGTCAGATCTCAATGATTACCTGTCGTGCAGACAGTTTTTTCGTGAAATTATTGCCGCAAATGCGGCGAGTTGTCACGTCGATGTCTCCTTGTTTCAGGCCTGCGCAAGGCAGCCGAACAACGGATTTTCAACTACTCGGATCGATGTAGCAACGTATGAGAACTTCAGAAATCATATCCTGCATGGGCGATACGAAGAGGCTTTTGGCCGTGACGCCTTACAGCAGCTAACAGTTGCCACACAGGATGATTCGCTGCTTGCCGTAGATGATGTGGACGCGCCCCTTGTAACGATCACCAAGGAGGATTTTAGTGATCTAACTAAATTGACTCATGTCTCACGAGAACAGGCCTTGAATATTTCTGGAGCTGCTCGTAGCGACATGACGATTTTTGAGCATGAACTGCTGACGTACATGCGAGAACGCAAATCAACCGCTGAGCTATTAGTAGTTATTACCAACGATTTCGAGAAGGACCTGCATTATAATACGAGTGAGTCCGACGGTACTTATGGCAAGAGGACCTTCCTCGTGGTTCAATCTTCTTACAAGGCGATTAAGGTTATCGTTGCGGCGCGCGCCATAGATGAAGAGGGGCGTCCGATCAAGTTGGGCTACGCCCAGAAGCTGGTTGAGCAGTTCTGTCGAGACCGCGCGTACCTTAAGAAAGGGTGCCTCGACAGCTACGATCGGCACGTGTTCGCCAGATCTGTTCTTCCGGAAAAAGCCATAGAAGAATTACGAAGATCGATCGAGAGCCAGCTCGAATCATCGGATAATGATGTGCATATCTCTAAGATTCAGGCGCAGCTCGTCCTTGCAGCGCCTAATTTGGCTTTTAATCTATTCACTCCGGAGATACAGGAGCGGATGCGAGATCCAAAGCTCAAGTGGGAGTTGATGCGGAGGCATGGGCTAAAAGAGAGCGCACGGTTAGGCGTTATTTAG
- a CDS encoding adenosine kinase has product MKRLITLSHPMVDILVRCEHALLSKFNLTPGTYGMLDRAGQDTLIAACDLSMLTITSGGSAANSAACAGLLGVPTTFMGLAGEDRYGQLFHAEFEKIGVTISNAPVAQGRTGTCVSLITPDSERTMRTHLGIGSQFSPQDLDNEAIAQSEWLLLEGYFLTGSEENRLALHRAIEIARTTSTKIALSASAEFVISAKKQELLEEILPKIDLLFANEREALLITDSSSSDSAFLKLSQLVSGLVMTVGQRGAVVTFQGERFHQPAFVSEITAIDSTGAGDAFAGAFLAGLAQDLPAKAAARGAARLAAAVVSQLNSRVPHNAKELFIEAVKGI; this is encoded by the coding sequence ATGAAGCGCCTCATTACCCTCAGTCACCCTATGGTTGACATCCTGGTGCGCTGCGAGCATGCGCTGCTTAGTAAATTTAACCTTACGCCAGGCACCTACGGCATGCTCGATAGAGCTGGGCAGGACACCCTTATAGCCGCCTGTGACCTAAGTATGCTAACGATTACGAGTGGCGGCTCAGCAGCTAATTCGGCTGCCTGTGCGGGATTATTGGGCGTTCCGACTACGTTCATGGGGCTTGCCGGCGAGGATCGCTACGGTCAACTCTTCCATGCAGAGTTCGAGAAGATCGGCGTCACCATATCAAATGCTCCAGTCGCCCAGGGCCGCACAGGTACCTGCGTCTCCCTTATCACCCCCGATAGTGAACGCACGATGCGAACGCACCTCGGTATTGGCAGTCAGTTCTCGCCGCAAGATCTCGACAACGAGGCGATCGCTCAGAGCGAGTGGCTACTCCTTGAGGGCTACTTTTTGACCGGTAGTGAGGAGAATCGCTTAGCGCTTCATAGGGCAATTGAAATAGCCCGAACAACTTCAACAAAGATCGCCCTGAGCGCCTCGGCTGAGTTTGTAATTAGCGCAAAAAAACAGGAGCTACTAGAGGAGATCCTGCCAAAGATAGATCTACTTTTTGCAAATGAGCGCGAAGCGCTGCTAATCACGGACAGCTCCAGCTCAGATAGCGCCTTTTTAAAGCTCTCGCAGCTAGTCTCTGGTCTTGTTATGACGGTCGGTCAAAGGGGTGCTGTGGTGACATTTCAGGGTGAGCGCTTTCATCAACCGGCCTTCGTCTCTGAAATTACAGCGATCGATTCAACCGGTGCGGGGGATGCCTTTGCGGGTGCGTTTCTGGCGGGGCTGGCGCAGGATTTACCAGCCAAAGCCGCTGCGCGTGGTGCTGCAAGGCTAGCTGCTGCGGTGGTATCGCAATTAAATTCACGCGTGCCGCATAATGCCAAAGAGCTGTTCATTGAAGCTGTTAAAGGTATCTAA
- a CDS encoding nucleoside deaminase, with product MLEPQLLELLMQEALLEARAAEAAGEVPVGAVIAHNNVIIGRGRNSTERDLSVASHAEIHAINAASQKLASWRLNECVLCVTLEPCTMCLGAIRLARIPTIVFGSGDSRQGALGSLYDLSLDERLGPAPRVIRNVRAEECTQLLQRFFQKLRT from the coding sequence GTGCTAGAACCTCAATTACTTGAACTCCTAATGCAGGAAGCGCTGCTTGAGGCGCGCGCGGCTGAAGCTGCAGGCGAGGTTCCTGTTGGTGCTGTCATCGCGCATAATAACGTGATAATCGGGCGGGGCAGAAATTCTACCGAAAGGGATTTGAGCGTGGCTTCGCATGCAGAGATACATGCTATCAATGCCGCCTCGCAAAAGCTTGCTAGTTGGCGGCTAAATGAATGTGTGTTGTGTGTAACCCTTGAGCCATGCACGATGTGCCTAGGAGCGATACGCTTAGCTCGTATACCGACTATTGTATTTGGTAGCGGCGATTCCAGGCAGGGAGCGCTGGGCTCGCTTTATGACCTAAGCTTGGATGAGCGTCTTGGTCCCGCTCCTAGAGTGATACGCAACGTCCGTGCAGAGGAATGTACGCAGCTACTTCAACGATTTTTTCAGAAGCTCAGAACATGA
- a CDS encoding carbohydrate kinase, which yields MISTNSNSSVLALGELLWDVLPSERLLGGAPANFCYRLRQLGVPALIVSRVGQDALGDELLAGLSEKNFDLSLVQRDPSFATGTVDVILTAEGNPSFTINKTVAYDFMEATPELLSAASGSAFICFGTLVQRSPKTRAAVYAVLDAATNATKFLDINLRKECYSAETISASFRRTDILKLNASEAKVVTELLGLSATTPRDMAQQVMQSFGIKTVLVTLGEDGVFAIDNKGEETTVPGLSITVSDTIGSGDSFSAGFAFKHLAGASLRECCYFGNLMGAMNATRKGGMPNISPAEVSSFAAANSGC from the coding sequence ATGATTTCTACAAACTCTAATAGTTCGGTCCTGGCTCTCGGTGAGCTGCTCTGGGACGTGCTTCCATCTGAAAGGTTACTCGGCGGAGCTCCTGCCAATTTTTGCTATCGTTTGAGACAGCTTGGCGTACCTGCATTGATTGTTAGTCGAGTAGGACAGGACGCTCTCGGCGATGAACTTCTGGCTGGACTCTCTGAAAAGAATTTCGATCTAAGCTTAGTTCAACGCGACCCTAGTTTTGCAACCGGCACAGTTGACGTAATCCTTACGGCCGAGGGTAACCCAAGCTTTACTATTAATAAGACCGTTGCGTACGATTTTATGGAGGCCACACCGGAGCTTCTTAGTGCGGCTTCGGGGTCTGCCTTTATCTGCTTCGGCACCCTAGTGCAGCGCAGCCCAAAGACACGCGCGGCTGTCTATGCTGTCCTTGATGCGGCTACGAACGCGACCAAATTTCTCGACATTAATTTACGCAAGGAGTGTTACAGCGCCGAGACGATCTCTGCATCGTTTCGACGAACCGACATCCTTAAACTTAATGCCAGCGAGGCTAAGGTTGTTACAGAGCTGCTTGGGCTATCTGCAACAACTCCACGCGATATGGCGCAACAGGTCATGCAGAGCTTCGGCATTAAGACCGTCCTAGTTACCCTTGGTGAAGATGGCGTATTCGCTATCGATAATAAGGGTGAAGAGACAACGGTACCAGGCCTCTCTATCACAGTAAGCGACACGATCGGATCGGGGGACTCGTTCTCGGCTGGGTTTGCCTTTAAGCATCTTGCGGGCGCCTCGCTTAGGGAGTGCTGCTACTTCGGAAACCTAATGGGTGCTATGAACGCTACCCGCAAAGGTGGCATGCCCAACATATCACCGGCTGAGGTGAGTTCATTTGCGGCGGCAAATAGCGGGTGCTAG